From Sporosarcina sp. FSL W7-1349, a single genomic window includes:
- a CDS encoding acyl-CoA dehydrogenase family protein, giving the protein MNFTFTKQEEAFRLELRSWLEENLPDGWKAGNRELPRDKGEYSKFLRQWQRTLYEGGWAAISWPKAYGGREATLMEEIIYHQEMVRIQSPPLVNYVGIHMVAPTLMQMGTEEQKRNFIEKILTGEHVWSQGYSEPNAGSDLTAIETTAVKDGGKWVINGQKVWTSFAHVSDFCFLLAKTGQSEKKHEGITVFLLDMNQPGVETRPIIQMDGKQEFNEVYLTDAIAYDSDVVGEVGKGWAVLIALMLHERSGIAAQVFTLERQFDDLVEMAKQVKIDGVPLVEDPIVRNKMAGLYARIRGALLTYYRNITHTLKNGRPGPESSLDKLLVSELTKELFEFAIAIQDHHGVMTEEDAISNKSWQEGYLSSFGVTIGGGTSEVQRNTIGERILGLPKDLGR; this is encoded by the coding sequence ATGAATTTCACTTTTACGAAACAGGAAGAAGCGTTCCGATTGGAATTGCGTTCCTGGTTGGAAGAAAATTTACCGGATGGCTGGAAAGCTGGAAATCGGGAATTGCCTCGGGATAAAGGGGAGTATTCCAAGTTCCTAAGGCAATGGCAACGCACGTTGTATGAAGGCGGATGGGCCGCTATCTCTTGGCCGAAAGCCTATGGGGGACGGGAAGCCACGTTAATGGAGGAAATCATCTATCACCAGGAAATGGTCAGGATTCAGTCCCCTCCACTCGTGAATTACGTCGGCATTCATATGGTCGCTCCCACTTTGATGCAGATGGGGACGGAAGAACAGAAGCGTAATTTTATTGAAAAGATCCTAACGGGCGAGCATGTCTGGAGCCAAGGGTATTCAGAGCCGAATGCCGGTTCGGATTTGACGGCAATCGAAACGACTGCTGTGAAGGACGGCGGTAAATGGGTCATCAATGGTCAAAAGGTGTGGACGAGTTTCGCCCACGTTTCTGACTTCTGTTTCCTGCTTGCCAAGACAGGCCAGTCCGAAAAGAAACACGAGGGAATTACTGTCTTTCTCCTCGACATGAATCAACCCGGGGTGGAAACAAGACCGATTATTCAAATGGACGGCAAGCAGGAATTTAATGAAGTCTATTTGACGGACGCCATTGCCTACGATTCGGACGTTGTGGGGGAAGTCGGCAAGGGATGGGCGGTGCTGATCGCCCTTATGCTACATGAACGCTCGGGCATAGCCGCGCAAGTATTCACGTTGGAAAGACAATTCGACGATCTAGTCGAAATGGCGAAACAAGTGAAAATCGACGGAGTTCCACTTGTGGAAGACCCGATTGTCCGCAATAAAATGGCGGGCCTATATGCACGCATCCGCGGTGCCCTTTTGACGTATTACCGCAACATCACCCACACGTTGAAAAATGGGCGACCCGGCCCTGAAAGCTCGCTGGATAAATTGCTGGTCAGTGAACTGACAAAGGAATTATTCGAATTTGCTATCGCCATCCAAGATCATCATGGAGTGATGACGGAAGAGGATGCAATTTCAAATAAGTCATGGCAAGAGGGCTACTTAAGCTCGTTCGGTGTCACAATCGGCGGAGGAACAAGCGAAGTCCAGCGCAATACGATTGGAGAAAGAATACTTGGGCTGCCAAAAGATCTAGGCCGTTAA